A stretch of Primulina tabacum isolate GXHZ01 chromosome 13, ASM2559414v2, whole genome shotgun sequence DNA encodes these proteins:
- the LOC142523007 gene encoding uncharacterized protein LOC142523007 isoform X2, with translation MEKRQIDFNAPLLSVRRYSSPLNSSEFVKDKATAKVIPTRQLSLPLNKSDWETEEVTKPGAVPFHWEQVPGKPKREVEGLVHTVEEPSNTIRRNSGEIPRLPPGRVSVLHSQYNSGERFVDQDIYMPQIESFSFSDHSSLLENLINESLNHRDESDTDSEDDGYTDALDTLSRISSSFAPSETFSVDEKTRDLMMDRFLPAAKAVVIETPQYVVKKALVVNKQQREPGKKVVFGERKLLLEQYDSIPYYREYTDTVRSEDEDEFSIKVKKSGKLWGILPRFRVKNSLCLFNPLAGMNLKSCTTSSSASDIRKQTGKAFSGPLDKNSCHVPRTKRTNSGLLPGELLKSEKKLSSGSNQFLNSFDLYKSELSPLRPNRSGSISPYRNESPKSPFREGVGFIGIPNNNENSNAKKIASSRKMFEALQDVSKKQINERGPDPSGNASEKAMCMDFVNKTELPVSDLSCAKAEVPVVISREWSKFLAGRKHMEIMKNASNSRNKS, from the exons ATGGAGAAAAGGCAAATCGATTTTAACGCACCGCTGCTATCTGTAAGGAGATATTCATCACCTTTAAACTCTTCAGAGTTCGTAAAAGATAAGGCGACAGCAAAAGTGATACCCACCCGACAGCTATCTCTTCCTTTGAACAAATCGGATTGGGAAACCGAGGAGGTGACAAAACCAGGTGCTGTTCCTTTTCACTGGGAACAGGTCCCTGGAAAACCGAAACGTGAAGTTGAAGGCCTGGTTCATACAGTAGAGGAACCTTCAAACACCATCAGACGTAATTCAGGTGAAATTCCAAGGCTGCCCCCAGGTAGGGTATCGGTTCTTCACTCCCAGTATAACTCTGGTGAAAGATTTGTTGATCAGGATATTTACATGCCACAGATTGAATCATTTTCCTTTAGTGACCATTCTAGTCTTCTGGAGAATCTGATCAATGAGAGTTTAAATCATCGAGATGAATCTGACACAGATAGTGAGGACGATGGTTATACTGATGCACTTGACACATTGTCAAGGATATCATCATCCTTTGCACCTTCTGAAACTTTTTCTGTCGACGAAAAAACAAGAGATTTAATGATGGATAGATTCTTGCCTGCAGCTAAGGCTGTTGTCATAGAGACGCCACAGTATGTTGTGAAGAAGGCATTAGTGGTTAACAAGCAACAGAGGGAACCAGGAAAGAAGGTGGTTTTCGGGGAAAGAAAGCTGTTACTTGAGCAATATGATTCCATTCCATATTACAGGGAGTATACTGATACTGTGCGAAGTGAAGATGAAGATGAGTTTTCGATTAAGGTTAAAAAATCGGGGAAATTGTGGGGGATTCTTCCTCGGTTTCGTGTAAAAAATTCTTTGTGCTTGTTCAATCCATTAGCTGGAATGAATTTGAAAAGTTGTACCACGTCATCTTCTGCCAGTGATATTAGGAAACAGACTGGGAAAGCATTCAGTGGACCCCTGGACAAG AATTCGTGTCATGTTCCTCGTACGAAAAGAACTAATTCTGGTTTGCTGCCAGGGGAATTGCTAAAATCTGAGAAGAAGTTATCTAGTGGATCAAATCAGTTCTTGAATTCCTTCGATTTGTATAAATCAGAATTGTCTCCGTTAAGACCAAACAGAAGTGGTAGCATATCTCCTTATCGGAATGAATCTCCGAAGTCTCCATTTCGTGAAGGAGTTGGATTTATTGGTATCCCCAATAACAATGAGAATTCAAATGCAAAGAAAATAGCATCGTCCCGTAAAATGTTCGAGGCTTTGCAAGATGTGTCAAAGAAACAAATAAACGAGCGAGGACCAGATCCATCAGGCAACGCATCTGAGAAGGCTATGTGCATGGATTTTGTAAATAAAACGGAACTCCCAGTTTCAGATTTATCTTGTGCAAAAGCAGAGGTGCCAGTGGTCATCTCCCGTGAGTGGTCGAAGTTTTTGGCTGGCAGAAAACATATG gaaattatgaaaaatgcTTCCAACAGTAGAAACAAATCATAG
- the LOC142522936 gene encoding protein DOG1-like 4 translates to MNSQVAERFTNYYAKWMSQLEDLLKILLLVSRDCHQEAGYEAIVNKFTSHHKELYMIKWALADEDILAFFHSVWLSPLENAYLWITGWKPSMAFRLVDTLISKSERQSGGSLRGMTDEQVEKIEALRVKIGLEEERVESEMERQQVSVADRKMVELVKLEIQAKKNGSPEAVTKVNELVEVALKGMLAGLQKVMKMADSARLKTLKGVLEVLTPRQCVDFLSAMSMLQIQTRKWGLKKSLLNQ, encoded by the coding sequence ATGAATAGCCAAGTTGCAGAAAGGTTCACAAATTATTACGCGAAATGGATGAGCCAACTTGAAGATCTTCTTAAAATTCTTCTTCTGGTCTCGAGGGACTGTCATCAGGAAGCAGGATATGAAGCTATTGTGAATAAATTTACGTCACACCACAAGGAACTTTACATGATCAAGTGGGCGCTGGCTGACGAAGATATATTGGCTTTTTTCCACTCAGTTTGGTTGAGCCCACTCGAGAATGCGTATTTATGGATCACCGGGTGGAAGCCCTCGATGGCTTTTCGTTTAGTTGACACACTAATAAGTAAGTCGGAGCGGCAGTCTGGAGGGAGTTTACGTGGGATGACGGACGAGCAGGTGGAGAAGATTGAGGCTTTGAGGGTTAAGATCGGGTTGGAGGAAGAGAGGGTGGAGAGCGAGATGGAGAGGCAGCAGGTGTCGGTGGCGGACAGGAAGATGGTGGAGCTGGTGAAGCTGGAGATTCAGGCCAAGAAGAACGGTAGCCCGGAGGCAGTGACAAAGGTGAACGAGTTGGTGGAGGTGGCGCTGAAAGGGATGCTTGCGGGGCTGCAGAAGGTGATGAAAATGGCGGATTCCGCGAGGCTGAAGACATTGAAAGGGGTTTTGGAAGTATTGACCCCGAGGCAGTGTGTAGATTTCTTGTCTGCTATGTCCATGCTCCAGATTCAGACCAGAAAATGGGGGTTGAAGAAGAGTTTACTGAACCAATGA
- the LOC142523007 gene encoding uncharacterized protein LOC142523007 isoform X1: MEKRQIDFNAPLLSVRRYSSPLNSSEFVKDKATAKVIPTRQLSLPLNKSDWETEEVTKPGAVPFHWEQVPGKPKREVEGLVHTVEEPSNTIRRNSGEIPRLPPGRVSVLHSQYNSGERFVDQDIYMPQIESFSFSDHSSLLENLINESLNHRDESDTDSEDDGYTDALDTLSRISSSFAPSETFSVDEKTRDLMMDRFLPAAKAVVIETPQYVVKKALVVNKQQREPGKKVVFGERKLLLEQYDSIPYYREYTDTVRSEDEDEFSIKVKKSGKLWGILPRFRVKNSLCLFNPLAGMNLKSCTTSSSASDIRKQTGKAFSGPLDKNSCHVPRTKRTNSGLLPGELLKSEKKLSSGSNQFLNSFDLYKSELSPLRPNRSGSISPYRNESPKSPFREGVGFIGIPNNNENSNAKKIASSRKMFEALQDVSKKQINERGPDPSGNASEKAMCMDFVNKTELPVSDLSCAKAEVPVVISREWSKFLAGRKHMVKSDAFKSSVPEILYPHTSKLGNVAGSDKDVMSRERTEVLSEANFYAKDENNQESDSQIEFDPACLKSPLPPPLPKSPAESWLRRTLPSVSLGNPFSSPHRTTQFHSKKQNLKSSNTPIPSGKLS; the protein is encoded by the exons ATGGAGAAAAGGCAAATCGATTTTAACGCACCGCTGCTATCTGTAAGGAGATATTCATCACCTTTAAACTCTTCAGAGTTCGTAAAAGATAAGGCGACAGCAAAAGTGATACCCACCCGACAGCTATCTCTTCCTTTGAACAAATCGGATTGGGAAACCGAGGAGGTGACAAAACCAGGTGCTGTTCCTTTTCACTGGGAACAGGTCCCTGGAAAACCGAAACGTGAAGTTGAAGGCCTGGTTCATACAGTAGAGGAACCTTCAAACACCATCAGACGTAATTCAGGTGAAATTCCAAGGCTGCCCCCAGGTAGGGTATCGGTTCTTCACTCCCAGTATAACTCTGGTGAAAGATTTGTTGATCAGGATATTTACATGCCACAGATTGAATCATTTTCCTTTAGTGACCATTCTAGTCTTCTGGAGAATCTGATCAATGAGAGTTTAAATCATCGAGATGAATCTGACACAGATAGTGAGGACGATGGTTATACTGATGCACTTGACACATTGTCAAGGATATCATCATCCTTTGCACCTTCTGAAACTTTTTCTGTCGACGAAAAAACAAGAGATTTAATGATGGATAGATTCTTGCCTGCAGCTAAGGCTGTTGTCATAGAGACGCCACAGTATGTTGTGAAGAAGGCATTAGTGGTTAACAAGCAACAGAGGGAACCAGGAAAGAAGGTGGTTTTCGGGGAAAGAAAGCTGTTACTTGAGCAATATGATTCCATTCCATATTACAGGGAGTATACTGATACTGTGCGAAGTGAAGATGAAGATGAGTTTTCGATTAAGGTTAAAAAATCGGGGAAATTGTGGGGGATTCTTCCTCGGTTTCGTGTAAAAAATTCTTTGTGCTTGTTCAATCCATTAGCTGGAATGAATTTGAAAAGTTGTACCACGTCATCTTCTGCCAGTGATATTAGGAAACAGACTGGGAAAGCATTCAGTGGACCCCTGGACAAG AATTCGTGTCATGTTCCTCGTACGAAAAGAACTAATTCTGGTTTGCTGCCAGGGGAATTGCTAAAATCTGAGAAGAAGTTATCTAGTGGATCAAATCAGTTCTTGAATTCCTTCGATTTGTATAAATCAGAATTGTCTCCGTTAAGACCAAACAGAAGTGGTAGCATATCTCCTTATCGGAATGAATCTCCGAAGTCTCCATTTCGTGAAGGAGTTGGATTTATTGGTATCCCCAATAACAATGAGAATTCAAATGCAAAGAAAATAGCATCGTCCCGTAAAATGTTCGAGGCTTTGCAAGATGTGTCAAAGAAACAAATAAACGAGCGAGGACCAGATCCATCAGGCAACGCATCTGAGAAGGCTATGTGCATGGATTTTGTAAATAAAACGGAACTCCCAGTTTCAGATTTATCTTGTGCAAAAGCAGAGGTGCCAGTGGTCATCTCCCGTGAGTGGTCGAAGTTTTTGGCTGGCAGAAAACATATGGTAAAAAGTGATGCGTTTAAATCTTCAGTTCCTGAAATTCTATACCCTCACACGTCAAAGCTTGGAAATGTAGCTGGTTCTGATAAAGATGTCATGTCCCGGGAACGCACAGAAGTGCTATCTGAAGCAAATTTTTACGCGAAAGATGAAAATAATCAAGAATCAGATAGTCAAATAGAATTTGATCCTGCATGTCTGAAATCTCCTTTACCTCCACCTTTACCAAAATCGCCTGCTGAATCGTGGCTACGGCGTACACTGCCTTCAGTTTCTTTAGGCAATCCATTTTCCAGTCCACATCGTACAACCCAATTTCACTCCAAGAAACAGAATCTGAAAAGCTCTAATACCCCAATTCCAAGTGGGAAACTATCGTGA
- the LOC142522935 gene encoding protein MALE DISCOVERER 2-like has translation MGVSWTVYGSHLTSLALLVLLLEIHGCWSLNSEGLALLQFRAKVEFDPFGVLTNWNPDDCDPCMWSGVHCLDGKVFTLDLNGHDLEGILAPELGSLTHLRFLGLSKNRFSGTIPHQFGRFMDLEILDLRHNNLTGTIPAELGGLHSLRSLLLCDNKLEGSIPVEIGKLSLLTDVQFDENLTIAASGIGCLNRKIGLCMWQSVSKHLHESDSFQLQIKGTIIRYLNQFPLFKFGSDRLYHADDNCDDLTSSYKSGIVHNIKNQVNTVRRKLAEQPSNLAAMPPNVGMPALSNLNITLQSRSSGSFPAIPNMKKLSPPPISSPTARQEHEPTDPTNSSAVSQPTNKKSSTDGKSETSFKLLLGILCAVFLLIVVVALFFICKSRAARNIGPWKTGLSGQLQKAFITGVPKLNRAELETACEDFSNIISTYEGSAIVYKGTLSSGVEIAVVSTVIQFLKDWSKQSELAFRKKIDSLSRVNHKNFVNLIGYCEEDEPFTRMMVFEYAPNGTLFEHLHVEEVEHLDWNTRMRVIMGTAYCLQYMHDLKPPIAHYNLNSSEILLTDDYAAKIGDTSFWAELVAKSMNHAENEMEHSQLPPPADVGTNIHSFGILLLEIISGKLPHSEEQRHLENWAAQYLNDKKTISYLIDPTLKAFKDEELDVVCEVIQSCIQQDSRKRPCMKELIQKLRQAIDVSPEAATPRLSPLWWAELEILSAEAA, from the exons ATGGGTGTTAGTTGGACTGTTTATGGGAGTCATTTGACATCGTTAGCGTTGCTTGTTCTTCTTTTGGAAATTCATGGATGTTGGTCCCTCAATTCTGAAG GATTAGCATTGTTGCAATTCCGAGCAAAGGTAGAGTTTGACCCTTTTGGTGTTTTAACAAATTGGAATCCTGATGACTGTGACCCGTGCATGTGGTCAGGTGTTCATTGTCTCGATGGGAAAGTGTTTACTCT AGATCTCAATGGGCATGACTTGGAGGGCATATTAGCACCAGAGCTTGGAAGTCTTACTCATTTAAGATTTCT TGGCCTATCCAAGAACCGTTTCTCTGGCACGATCCCGCATCAGTTTGGAAGGTTTATGGATCTCGAAATTTTGGACTTGAGGCACAATAACTTGACTGGAACCATTCCTGCAGAATTAGGAGGGTTGCATTCACTAAGAAGCTT GTTGCTATGTGATAATAAACTTGAAGGAAGCATTCCTGTGGAGATTGGGAAGCTTAGTTTGCTCACTGATGTACAATTTGACGAAAACCTTACAATCGCTGCTTCTGGAATTGGATGTCTTAACAGAAAAATCGGGCTTTG CATGTGGCAGAGTGTTTCAAAACACTTGCATGAATCAGATTCTTTCCAGCTACAAATTAAAGGGACCATTATACGTTACCTCAATCAGTTCCCATT GTTCAAGTTCGGAAGTGACCGGCTCTATCATGCTGATGACAATTGTGATGATCTAACAA GTTCATATAAGTCAGGTATTGTCCATAATATCAAGAACCAGGTAAATACTGTACGTCGAAAACTGGCCGAACAGCCAAGTAATCTTGCTGCCATGCCACCCAATGTTGGAATGCCAGCCTTGTCGAATCTAAACATTACTCTTCAGAGCAGAAGTAGTGGCTCGTTTCCAGCTATTCCAAATATGAAGAAACTTTCTCCTCCTCCCATCTCCTCACCCACAGCACGTCAAGAACATGAACCGACTGACCCGACTAATTCTAGTGCTGTTAGTCAACCAACCAACAAAAAGTCTTCGACTGATGGAAAATCCGAGACTTCATTTAAGCTTCTGCTTGGAATTTTGTGCGCTGTTTTTTTACTCATAGTGGTTGTGGCCTTATTTTTCATCTGCAAAAGCAGAGCAGCGAGAAATATTGGTCCTTGGAAGACTGGATTGAGTGGGCAATTGCAGAAAGCATTCATTACAG GGGTCCCTAAGCTGAACAGAGCTGAGCTTGAAACTGCATGTGAAGATTTCAGCAACATTATAAGTACTTATGAAGGCAGCGCGATTGTGTATAAGGGAACACTCTCCAGCGGGGTGGAAATTGCTGTTGTTTCAACTGTTAtacaatttttaaaagactGGTCGAAGCAATCAGAATTGGCATTCAGAAAGAAG ATCGATAGCTTGTCACGAGTTAACCACAAGAATTTCGTTAATCTAATCGGATATTGTGAGGAGGATGAACCCTTTACTAGAATGATGGTGTTCGAATACGCTCCAAATGGCACGCTTTTCGAGCATCTGCATG TTGAAGAAGTAGAACACCTCGACTGGAATACGAGGATGCGAGTAATCATGGGGACTGCATATTGCCTTCAGTACATGCACGACCTCAAACCACCAATAGCGCATTACAACTTGAATTCGAGTGAAATACTTTTGACAGATGATTATGCAGCTAAA ATTGGCGATACCAGTTTCTGGGCAGAACTTGTAGCCAAGTCGATGAACCATGCAGAAAATGAAATGGAGCATTCCCAGCTGCCACCACCCGCCGATGTGGGAACAAACATCCACAGTTTTGGAATCTTATTACTGGAAATAATCTCTGGGAAGCTTCCTCACTCTGAGGAGCAAAGACATCTTGAAAACTGG GCCGCTCAATACTTGAACGACAAGAAAACAATCAGCTACTTGATCGATCCAACACTGAAGGCATTCAAAGATGAGGAGCTCGATGTCGTATGTGAAGTAATACAAAGCTGCATCCAACAAGATTCGAGGAAACGACCTTGTATGAAAGAACTAATTCAGAAACTGCGGCAAGCCATCGATGTATCACCTGAAGCAGCAACTCCAAGGCTTTCTCCTCTTTGGTGGGCTGAACTTGAAATTTTATCTGCAGAAGCTGCttga
- the LOC142522057 gene encoding uncharacterized protein LOC142522057 codes for MNTGSRDGDMEMEQNTLSSDSSENISSIDLNEEAGSNAVDDKGIKFSSNGEEIKHEDSLKSAEGGEKKSSVRQYIRSKMPRLRWTPDLHLSFIHAIERLGGQERATPKSVLQLMKVRGLSISHVKSHLQMYRGKKLDESGKVIGQPNRFYSIPGRRYHLSGITSGKFSPLHHMKLENGGIVLSQDTPDQGVRLSNFSNSSQPYYPFEIKSLASSCRFQRWSSDNQEPKVRTDCRVILEVNKQNEPIPSCIQSAEQRHRTGPLRPNKFLEDRRWPSREEILKTQFKEQKIPISSIWPSAVPQSFKPQPRWNGIDSSTRIYQQKPSFISENSRLPLHNLDNSFPINETNEEKRIMGTDRLPAGSDLQLSLSLRLALREEIQILTQYFLLL; via the exons ATGAACACGGGATCAAGAGATGGTGATATGGAAATGGAACAAAACACATTATCATCCGATTCATCAGAAAATATTTCGTCCATCGATTTAAATGAAGAAGCTGGAAGCAACGCCGTTGATGATAAAGGTATCAAGTTTTCCAGCAACGGTGAAGAGATAAAACATGAAGATAGCTTGAAATCAGCTGAAGGGGGTGAGAAgaagagttcagttaggcagtataTTCGATCCAAAATGCCTAGACTACGGTGGACTCCTGATCTTCATCTCTCATTCATTCATGCTATAGAGAGGCTTGGAGGGCAGGAAA GGGCCACTCCTAAATCAGTGCTTCAATTGATGAAAGTGAGAGGACTCAGCATCTCTCATGTCAAAAGTCACTTACAG ATGTATCGGGGAAAGAAACTAGATGAATCCGGAAAAG TGATTGGTCAACCAAATAGATTTTACAGTATTCCAGGAAGAAGATACCACCTTTCTGGAATAACATCCGGAAAATTCAGCCCTCTTCATCACATGAAATTAGAGAATGGTGGCATTGTTCTTTCCCAGGATACGCCCGATCAGGGAGTTCGCCTGAGTAATTTTTCCAACAGTTCACAACCGTACTATCCATTTGAAATCAAATCACTTGCTTCCAG CTGCAGATTTCAGCGCTGGTCTTCTGATAATCAAGAACCCAAAGTCAGGACTGATTGTCGAGTGATTTTGGAGGTAAATAAGCAGAATGAGCCAATTCCAAGCTGTATTCAATCGGCGGAACAAAGGCATCGAACTGGTCCACTCAGGCCAAACAAATTTCTTGAAGATAGAAGGTGGCCTTCGCGAGAAGAGATCCTCAAAACCCAATTTAAAGAGCAAAAGATTCCTATATCTAGCATTTGGCCTAGCGCGGTTCCACAAAGTTTTAAACCGCAACCTCGCTGGAATGGCATTGACAGCAGCACTAGGATTTATCAGCAGAAACCAAGCTTCATATCTGAAAACTCAAGGCTACCGCTTCATAATCTTGACAATTCCTTCCCGATAAATGAG ACGAACGAGGAGAAGAGAATTATGGGGACAGACAGGTTGCCTGCAGGATCAGATTTACAACTAAGTTTAAGCCTGAGGCTTGCATTAAGGGAGGAGATTCAGATATTAACACAATACTTTCTCTTGCTTTGA